The DNA sequence GCACTTGCTTTTGATAAAATCGCTCCGACACATATCATCCATCGTCGAGACACCTTCCGTGCTTTAGAACACAGTGTCAATGAACTAAAAGCTTCTACTGTCACGATTAAAACACCATTTATCCCAAGTCAACTTATAGGTGAAGGAAACAAACTCACTCATCTTGAGATTACTAAAGTGAAAAGCAATGAAACAGAGCTCTTGCCGCTTGATCAGCTTTTTGTCAATTATGGCTTCAAATCATCTGTTGGAAACTTAAAAAAATGGGGAATAGAACTCAATCGCCACAAGATTATCGTCAATAGCAAACAAGAAACTTCTGTCGCAGGTATCTATGCTGCTGGCGATTGCTGTAGCTATGACGGAAAGATTGATTTGATAGCCACAGGACTAGGCGAAGCTCCTACAGCTATCAACAACGCCATGAATTATATCTATCCCGACCAAAAAATACAGCCAAAACATTCGACCAGTCTTTAAAAAGCAAAAAGAAGCTGGGACAAAAGTCCGACCTCAAATATAAAAAGCGAACAAAACTAGTTTTCTGGTAATCAGAATTCTGCTTTGTTCGCTTTTCGCATTTAATTATAGATTTGAAGGGCTTAATAATTAAGATTTTTAAAAATTGAAATCTTTTTGTCCCAAACTCTTTTATATGTGCTTATTTCACACTATCCATTTTTTCTCGGCAAGCCTTTTCGATGAGGTCAAGTTTTTCAACACTTTCCTTTTCATCTTTACCAATTGAATAGATGTATAGTTTGATTTTAGGTTCGGTCCCTGACGGTCTGAGTGCATACCATGAACCATCTTTAAAGTAATATTTCAAACAGTTTTGTTTTGGAAAATCAAGGTAGCCATCTTTAAAGTCAATCACTTTTTCAAGTTCCATTGCTCCAATTGTTGTCAAAGGATGTTCTCTAAATTCTTCCATCATGCGACCAATTCGCTCCTGACCTTCTACACCTTCTAGCTCAAGCGAAACTTGTCTTTCATTATAGAAGCCAAACTCTGCATAAATATCATTTAAAACATCTAACAAAGTCTTACCCTGTTTCTTAAAGTAAGCAGCCATCTCCACGATCATCATAGAAGCACTGACAGCATCTTTATCTCTAACAAATGTTCCATAACAGAAACCGATACTTTCTTCGTAACCGAACACATACGTTTTTTCTTTAGTACGATCATATTCGTTGGCTTTGCCACAAATATTTTTAAATCCAGTCAGGGTTTCTACTGTTTCAATACCATATTTCTTCGCAATCGCTCTAGATAAATCACCTGTAACAATAGATTTCACCATGACAGGATTTTCAGGTAAATTATTGAGAGCAGAACGTTGTGAGAAAATATAATAAGAAAGCAAAGCACCGATCTTATTTCCGTTTAAAAAGACATAATCACCGTTTGCATTTCTTACTTCCAGCGCAACACGATCGCAGTCTGGGTCATTAGCAATCAAAATATCACAATCATTTTCTTTTCCAAGTTTTTCAGAATAGGCAAATGCTTTTGGAAATTCTGGATTGGGATAACCAACTGTTGTAAAATCTGGATCAGGAAATTCTTGTTCCTTTACGACATAGATATTTTCAAATCCTCTTCTTTTCAGAATTTCTCTGACAGGAATATTTCCTGTACCATTCAAAGGCGTATAGCCAACTTTGATAGATTTATCAACATCTTCATTGATTGTTAAATTGAGAACTTCTTGGTAGTAATCTTCTTCAACAGATGCATCAATATAATTTGCAAGACCGCTTTCCAAGGCTTCTTCAAAAGGAATGGACTTAATGTCTTCAAAATTCACAATTTCATCCATATGACCTGCAATTTGTCCTGCAATATCATCTAAAATCTGTGAACCTTCTTCCCAATACGCTTTATAGCCATTGTATTCTTGTGGATTATGGCTAGCCGTTACCATAACTCCTGCTTTACAGTGCAATTTTCTAATTGCATACGAGCACATTGGCGTAGGATGAATCCCATTGTAAATATAGGTTTTGATGCCGTGAGCAGCCATGATAGAGCAGGTCAACTCAGCAAATTCTTTTGATTTATATCTGACATCATAGCTGATTGCAACGCCTCTTTTAATCGCTTCTTCACCATGGTCTTTCAAGGTTTCAGCCAATGCTTGGGCTGCTTTTCCCACCATGTATTTATTCATACGGTTGGTACCAGCACCCAATTTCCCACGAAGACCAGCGGTCCCAAACTCAAGACCCTTGTAGAATCGATCTTCGATTTCAGCTTCATCATCCTGAATAGACAGCAAATCAGCTTTTGTTTCTTCATCGAAGAAATCATTGTTTAGCCATTGTTCATAAACTTCTTTGTAGTTCATATAACGACTCCTTTTAATATATTATTTCTCAATAATTCCATTCTATACTACCTTTTCGTTTTTATCAATCCTTTTCCCAATTTTTCTTTAAAACGCTTGCAGTTTTTTGTTTAAAACAGTTATTTATATGTAAACCTCACAGATTTTATCTCTCTGTGGGTGATTGTTGATTAGGTAAATTTTAATCAATAAATTGAATATCATTCTCATCTAATGCAAGAATATCCTGATAAGCAACATCTAGCTTAGATAATAGATCAACAGACTTAACGTAATGCGCATGTAAAAACAAGACTGCAGGATGAACTTTCTCGAATTCATAGTCTGGTTCCTGCTAAAACTTGATATCATGGTAGCAATTTATTCTAGATAGCCTTTTTTATACCCTTTCTCCTAACTATTTTATATCTTCCTTGACTAGCAGAGCAACACACTCAACGTGTGCTGACGTTATCTTCCTATACTATAAAACGAAATAACTGCACTCAGTACTTCCCAGATATACTTTTAAACGTTATTATGAAACCTAAAATCTCTTAATTTCTCATTCAAAAGCTCAGCCACTTGAATATCGTGAGTATTAATAATTTTAGTACGATTCGCAGTATCTCCACTCAATATAGGTTTACGAAAAATATCCAAATTTTCGTATATTAGGTTTTTAATTATGAGTTTATCAAACTCTTCTTTCTCTTGCACTGATTCAAAAACAAGTATCAACTCAAGAAACCTTCTTTGAGCCGAACATGCCTCCTTGTTGTTTTCGTCAAGAAGAAATTTGTGAATTAGCCATTCTGGACTTCCATCTATAAAATAATTGTAAGAAACATCAATATCTAAGTCCTTGTTGATAGGAAGAATTTCCCATCTAGGCGTTGAAGTCGTATATATGCCTGTGTCCATTACAATTAACTCATCTTCATAAAGAATTGTCTGATGGTATTTGAATTGATACGACATGAAATAGTGCTTACTGTTCATCATATTATGAGCGTAGTACACATCTCTACTTCTATCTTCAGAATCTTTATCCTCTACAAAAACAAATTCTGGAAATTGCTTATAATATCTACCAACAGAATTACTCTCCCATCCATCCTTGTCTTCTATATAATGGAGTAACCTATCAAACGGTGATAAATCAATCCCAAAACGCTTCCTCCATAGATATTCAACTTCTTGTTGACTCGCAACGCTATCAATTGGGGTATTAGTATCCTGCCTTCGTGTATATATTGTCCCGGCTGGAATACATGTTTTACCATCTTTATACTTCTTTTCTAAATAGAAAGGTGTATTGTCGGAATGCTTTATGATTAAAACATCAATTTCTTTTGAATTAAGAGTTAGGGTTTCAATTGTTATAAACGGTACATTTCCACCAGCAAAACTAGCGTTCCTAAGCATATCTACAATCATGGCTTGAGTTTTTCTGCCTTCATCATTGCTGACTCCCTTTATTTCCCCATGATCTGATACTCCAAAAATTAAATAGGAACCATTCCTAGAAGGTATGTTAGAAAGGCATAGAATATCATGGATAAATTTAGCCTTATTTTGATGGTATTTTTCTTTGAAATCCCAATACTCGCCTTCTCTTTTTAGACTAATCAGGTCCATAATAGCAGTCTTGGAAAAACTCATGACTAATTGCTCCTTAGTTTTCTATAAAAGATATGTACATACACAATTTACAAGCTTACAAAATCAACTACTCAGAAGGATTATTTGTCTCAAATCTCATTGACCCTCTGGTTTTTCTACCAGTATAGTAATTACCTTCCAGTCGATTGGGATTATCAATAATTACCGTGCCATAATCTATAGGACATTGTAATTCAGCGCTTGGATTATTTAAATAGGTATAAATTAACTTTGTCAATATTTCTACCCTTCCAAGCCATAAATTTATCAAAATCTTCATTTGAGAATTTTGGTATCAAATCTAGTTTTTATTTATTAATTTGAAAGTTTGCAGTAATGTGTAAGAGTAGTTTCTAAATGATTCACTTGGTATAAGAAAAATGTTTAGTCTCGCAAATGCTAAAGACATATACACTTTAAGTAGCTTCTGATACTCATTGTTTTTTTGTAATTTTTTGTAAAGAGATTCAGTCATTATAATATTTTGAGATGCATCTAACAAAAAAAATTCAATGATTTTTAAAAAGTCACTCTTATCGCTCTTACTATATTCTGCTTCTATATTCTCAATTACAATTTTCATTGAATCCTTTGACTCGTTTGGAATTAAAATACAGAAATATGCTGTCTTTAAACTCTTTTCAGGAATTATTGCATAGATAGACTGAAGGGGATTCTCACTCCTAGTAGGATTGGCTGAGAAAAACATAGTTCCACTTGCAAAAAAGTTAGGAAGGAACCCTAAATCATAATACTTCAATTCAAAATATTGGCAAAAATCAGTATAATTTGGTGATTTCTTTTCAAGAAATATATTATCAAATCTATTTTTTAAAACATCAGAATTATGAAAACTTGCATTTTCGCTTATAATCTTGGACGAGAGTTCCTGTTCAAATAAATACCGACTTTCGTCTTCTTTTGATATTTTTTTAGAGTAATCTCTTTCAATATTTATTTTTCTATTGACGCTTGGATTGTGAACTTCAGATTCCAATTGATAGTCATATATATAAGAACGATAGAGAAACAAACAAAGATAAGTCTCAAGGTCTGTGTTAAAACCTTTTACTTCGATTGCTTTAAATAGGTCAACATCATGTTTTTTACAGAATAAAGGTTGAACACCAGAATGTTTAATATAAGTATCCATTACCAAATCTGAGACACCTTTATCATAGATATTACCTACAATATGTTTTATATTAGTTGCAAAGACCTTATTTCGATCGGCGATTCTTCTCAAAAAAGATTTTGGATAAGTATGAGATTCTATAGCTTTCTCACAACAACCTGGATAATGACATAACGTTCCAGATTTATTTTCTTCATAGTAATCAGTTTCGTTAAGCTTTAGAAATATATTGCTTTTCTGCTTATCTTTGTTCTGAATAAAATCATTCATAAACTTATCGACTGTTCTAAACTCAAAATTCAAAATGATACCTCCATTTAAAATCCATTCATAAAGTTTACCCACTTTTCTAGCTTTCCCTTGTTTTCACGAAGAATCTCTACAGCTCTGAGGAAAGCTTACTGAAGCGTTTCCTTATCAATATGTCGATTAGCACAGCCTTGAACACTTTTCACCTTATACCGGTTGACACACTGCCAGACTAGCCGTCTCCCTCTGCTTGTGGTCCAGTTCTTTCAGCCAAACAGACCTCCACATTATTTACAAAAAACTTCACAGGTGAATGGAGTATGTTCGCATTGGATAATGTAAAAATTGATGTGATTGTCCTGCCGAAACTGATTTCTCCATTCTATCTCAAGCTGAGCTAACTCACACGATTCCTTTTCAATGATGGCTTCATTGTGGCCTTCGATGTAATATTGATTGATCCATTTCGGATTCTATTTTAAGCTTGAGGTTTCATTTTTTCTAGGAAACTCATACACTCAATACGTTCCGACAATATACAGTTATATTATGCCATGGCGTTTTAAAAATCCTAAACTTTCCTATCGTATCATTAATAGTTTTTTGAACATAATCAGAAATCTTATTAAAACATTTCATAGCTAATGGATAACGTTCCAAAACTTACTCGAAAATACCTAAAACACCGTCATCAAAGTAGCTATTTGTAACTACTCGTTGAATGAAAAATTCTGGATGTATTAAAATCGAGAACAGCTCAGGGACGTGGTAACCATCAGTTATATTGACAACACAATCTATAATTTGCTTTCCATGTCTTGAATTGCTATTTCAAGTTCTCGAATCTTGGTTTTTTTTCATCTATCCACTGGTACATATTATTGATGTACTCTTGATTTCTCATGCTACTCATTTTATATTGAAGATCACTGATTTGCCGTTCAAGATTTGAAATCTGTTCTCTTTTGCGGTTGATAGCATCAAACAATTTTCTTCGCCATTCCTGTTGGTTTCGCTCATTATACGAGCGTTTGCCGGACCAAAAGCTATCTTTAGCACTTTGGAATAAATTCCAAAGCTGGTGCTCATTTATCTTTCCAGCGGAGCCTATGTTTCTCCATTCACGATCAAGTTCTTTCATGCGCTCCGTAGTCTGCACAGAATAGTCACTTCTGCTGGCAATATTAGCAGCCTCTTGTACAATCTGGCCTTTTCGGCTAGCATTTTCTTGGAAGAGTCTGTCCCGTTCCTCATAATAAATACGTCTACGATTAAAGAAATCCTGTCGAATTCCATTAAATTCATTCCAAAGACTATCATTATATTCCTTGTCAACACTTCCAACCTCTTTCCACCTATCCATTAATTCATGGAGTTTATCCCCAGTTCGTTTCCAATCTGTTGAAAACTGAGAAACGCTCCTTGCTTCTGAAATCAGTGCTTGTTTCATTTGTCTGTTTTTGACACGTTGTTTATTTAAATCACTGAAGTATTTTGAACGACGATCATAAAATGTTTGTTGAGCAGAATTAAACTCGATCCATAGAATTTCATCATCTTTTCCAGCAGAACCTATGCCTTTCCATCTATCAAAAAGTTTCTTAAACCGTTGACCAGTGGATTTCCAATCGGTTGATGCTGATAAAATTTGAGCTTCCGAAATTATACTCTGCTTGATAACTTTGTTTTTTGAACGATTATTCTCTCGTCGTTCATAGAACCTTTTTTAGCGGCCTGAAAATCTTCCCATAGTTGTTTTTCTTTTGGCGTTCCCCAATTGTAAACCTTTTTCCATTCATTAGATAACTGCTTAAATTTAGGTGCAGCAGTTTTCCATTCACTTGACAATGATAAACTCTTAGCCTGCGAACAGATTTTTTCTTTTGCTATTATATCAGATTCCAAATCAGAGAGGGCATTGCTTCTTCGACCACGACCATATTCTTGCTGACCACCTTCATGAATAGGATGTCTCCATGATAACATCTGGTATATTCCATCTATTTCTATTGCAAGCCAATGACCGTGTCCATCAGAATTACTTTCTGGAGACGTGGGTCTTCCCCTGTTGTCACGAGCACCGTATAAAACTTCTATTAGTTTTGCACCAGATGAATGAGTTCTTTCTCTAACTTTGGCATATTTATCTCCAAAATTCGGAATACTAGTCCACCCCATAATATCACTCCTTAAATTTATCAAAATACAGTGATTCCAGCCCCTGTTTACCCCTTTGAGCCGTTGCTCTAAAAAAAACATTCTAGTATCGGCATAATAATCCTCTTTCTACCTAAACATTATCTAATTACTTAATCTCTGTAAGGAATACTTAAAATCTATTTTAGTTGTGACAAACCTTATTAAATCAAGGTTTATAAGCTATTGATTTGGATAAAACTGTCAGAGGTTGCCAAAAAGGTTGCCATGAATTTCATGAGGTTAGCTCCGCAATTTTATTTAAATAAATATCTACCGCTTGTGTTTGATTTTTAGGGGCAAGCTCGGCATATATGTCCATAGTAGTCTTGATAGACTTATGTCCCATACGAACCTGTAACTCTTTCCAATTCATACCAGCATTTAACATCATAGAAGCGTGTGTATGACGGAATAAGTGAAAACCATAGTCAGGTAGACCAACTTCCTGTAATCGTCTTTTGAGTGTCGCACGTTCATTCCTATCGCACATATAGTTTCCGTAAATAGTTGGGAAAATCAACTTACTTTTTGAAAGACCGTTCTTCTTGAAATAAAGATTCATTTCATCATGGAAGTTTTGAAGTTGCTCAATAATTTGGTACGGAACAGCTATTTTTCTATTGCCCGAATCAGATTTAGGAGTATTTTTACAAACAACCTTTCCTTTTAATCCTAACTTAGGTTTCGCATTTTTCCAAACAAGAGTTTTAGTGACTAATATTTCAGAACTTTCAAAATCAAGGTCATAGATAGTCAAAGCTAATAGCTCATTGATTCTCATTCCTGAAGCAAGTAGACTGTCGCAGATAACTTTAAATCGCCGATTAGCCCTAGTATTAGGTAAAGTATCAACGAAATTTAGCCAGATAGTTAAATCTTCATCATGAAGAACCATAATGCGTTTTTGATTGCTTTTAGGTTTTGGGGGAATTTTGATAGATTGAGCAGGATTATGCTTTAATTCAAAGTGTGTTATTCCAAAATCAAAAATATCACTTAATTTATGGGCAATAGCTCCAAAATCTTTAGCACAGCCTTTTTCAGCTCTTTTTATTCCAGAATCTACAGATTCTTTTGATTTTGTTGCAAGCTCATTAACCCAGTTTTGAATATCAGACGAAGTAACTTTATCAGGCTGATATTGCCCAAATTGGGGGAGGATATAGGTATCTAGATAGTTCCTCACTCGGTTTAGAGTGTTATCTGAGCTGACCCAAGTCTCGTAGTTGGAGAACCACAGTTCAGCTAAATCTGACAAGGTAGCAATGCTAAAAGTTTCTTTCCTTGTTGAACCACTTTCTTCAAAATCAATTTTAGCTTGAATAATTTTACGGTCTAAGGAGCGTAGGGTTTTAGCTGTTACGGTTGTTTTTACAGGTTTTCCAGTCTTTATATCTAAGCCTAGATAGATGCTCTTTGCTGAATAACTAATCTCGCCATTGTCCTTTACTTTCTTGAGGACGGTTTTTCCTTTATGGATAATTTTTTCTATATTCATTGCTGCTCTCTTCAATCAATCGAAGAATTGAAAAAAGCTAAAATAGATAGTATCTCACTTTCTTTTTTGATACTCCTATTTTAGCACATTTCACTTCTAGTTGTGGCTTAAAAACTCTAAAACAGTATCAATATGATAGTAAACGGTTCTAGTACCCTCAATAGGTGGTTCTAAACGTTTAAGACCTCTATTTTCCCATGACTTCAATGTATTTGGAGATATACTCAGTAAATCTAATAACTCTTTTTGAGTATAAATAATACCAGTTCTATTCTTTTCACTATTTAAATGTTTTAGTAGGTCAATAACAGTAAGAAGCATGAGTTCAATTTGCTTTAAATCAAAATTATTGCTAGACATACTATTCTCACTTTCTTTGGTAAATATAATTGAAATATGAGATAATAGCAGTAGGGGTAAGCTACTGCTTATCTCTCGCTAATCCGCAACATCACTTTTAGGCTTCTTGGCGGAATCTTTAGGAGTGATGTTGTTTTTTTGGTAAAAAATTTGAAAGGCATCTTCAAGAAAATCTTCAAAATTAAATTTCTCAAGTTCCCTACTAAATTTATTTAACCATAACCCTACGTCTGGGTTGGGGGTGTAGTTGGTCTCATACTCTTGAATGAGCCTGATGATGAAGTGATTGCGGGCTTGAGTGCCCCAGACTTTTTCAATTTTCGTTAGAAGAGGAAAGAGTCCACTACCCTTCATTAAATATGAAATGGTTGATAAAAGGTCATTGTTACGAGAGTTTAAAGATTCAAGATCTGGGAAGATGCCAGCCCCTTTAAGTAAATCACTAGTGAATTGCAACGGTTGACCAGTCTCTGCATCATGGAAACAATATTTATCAATCATTTTGTTGACAATGAGTTTACTCAAATCTTGAGGGTTATCAATATCAAGAAGTAAGGTTAGTATTTGATTGCTATAAGTTCCTTTGTAAGAAGCTTCCATACGTACCCAAGAATTGCAATACTTAGTTAAGTGCATATAGCGACCTTGATTGTCTAATTGTTCCTGATACTTGTTATAGATACGCAGCAGAGCATTTACATTCTTTTTTTGCTACCGATATACATCGTTTGCGCTTGACCATTTACTTCTTGAGCGCTGATGTTAGAAATATTTTTACGTCCCTTATGATTAGTAATGATATATCGCTTGTTTTTCAGCCCTTGATACAGGTCATTGACAGACATTGAATAATTAAAGTAATCAACAGCAAGGTCAATACGAGAAAGGCGCAAATCATAATAGTCAGTATATAGCAATTGTGCTATATTGTGGATGTCAACTGCTTCACTATAATAGTCTTGATAGGAGGCTTTATAGTGAGACAAAGCCGATGCAGAAAATTTCAGGATAATGCCCATCGTGAAATCCATCTCATGCCATGCAATGGCAAAATAATAGGGCAAATGTTGAAAGGTAAAGCCATTTGTATAGCCTGCTGGCGGGGTTTCCAGTGGAACATAATTTCCAAAGAGAACTGGGAGGGATAGCTTTTCTGCTACTGTTTCAGACAGCGATAAAGCAAATTGATACCAATTATCTGGGTATTCTCCCACAGTATCTTCTGTCGGTTTGATGACAAATGTAGCTTCATCGACACTGGTCATAATGACTGGGTTACGGTCGTTATCTTTTTGAAGATATTTTTCAATTTCATTTCTACAAATCATTTTATCTTCTTTCTATCCGCCTAAAGAGTGAAAGTTAACTGGGCGGTAAATATTGTTTTGGTTAACTATTTATTGTAATGTAGCAAAATTCCTATGCTTTTATTATTCCACAGTTTTAGGAGGTAGTCACCCTAAATAAAATGTTGTAGAATAACGTTGATATAACAACTCTTTAAGGCAATAGAGTATAGTTTCCCTAAAGTGGAATTTGCAAAGCTTTAAAAAACAAGGTCAAATGGAACGGGGGTCTTTACATGTCCCCCGTATAACAGCCAGCTAAAGCTGGCGAGACAGTAAGCCAGCGTTTCCGCCGCAAGGCTACCCCTCGGCAACTGTCTCATCAGAATAGAAATAGCGGTCTGAACGATTAACAGCTTCTCGAATCAGGTTTTCTAAAGGAAGCATGTTATAACTTGGTACAATGATGTGACGACTATCTTGCCCATCTACCTTCATGTATCCTACACCTCGAGGGTTGTTTCTCACAATATTTTCTTTTTCATCTGAGAAGAGCATTGAGACAGTTTCCTTCGAGAGTTTGCCTAGTGCAATCACTGTACCTATCGAATCCCTTGATAGACCAAGTGAACTTTTATGAGCATCTTGCTGCGAAATAATTACATAGATTCTAAAGGAACGTCCTAGCTGAATTAAGCGAGTATAGTCTTTAATTGCCTGCTCACGCTCCTTTTTGTCAAGGCTATTTTGCCACGCATTAAACTCATCAAAACAGATAACAACAAATTCTCGTGATTTATCAATTCCTTTTTGACGATTTTCTAAAATGTTCAAGCCAATTTTTAATATGTCTGATACAGAATCAAAACGCTTAAAAGTTTTGCAGTCATTTAAAAAGGCAAAGTCAGAATCAGCCTTATAGTCCGCAATAAGGAATGGGGATTTTGGGTAACTATGAGCAAAACGAGCTAAGAAAATTTTTGTCGCATAAGTTTTTCCAGAACCACTGGAACCTACCAATAGAGCATGGGGCACACGCTCCACGGGTATATCCCAAAAGAATGGAGCCCCGTAGTCATATAGGCTTGCATCAAGAAAACATTTCATGTATAGTGCCTTTCTAAATGTAGGAAAAAGACATTTGGAGATTAAGGTAATATTGATTGTTATACCGTAAAATTTTTCCAAATTGAGTGTCAAATTGCAGTCTGTGTCCTTTGTCGGACCAGCTTTCATAGGTTGTAGATTCAGCTAGGTATTTGCTAAACTGTGTTAAAAAGACTTGTTGGATATAGCTTTCTTCTTCTTCATCAACAGGCTTCTTAGATAGCATAATAGGAAAACTAACAAGGTAAGAACGATTGTCATTGCTACTTTGCAAAAATCGAATGTAGCGACTATCAAAAAGAAGTTTTTGACCTGAAACAGTGGCGCTTTCTTCAATTACCTGCTCAATATCTGCTGTGATTGCTGGGAGGTTTAACTGAAGCATCTGAGCCTGTCTCTGCTTTTCGATAGTTTCACTAATCCTAAGAGCTAAATAAAGAAATCCAGTAAATAAGATAATTAGCCATGATATAAACGACATATAACAATTCCTTTCTATGGATAAGGGGAAATACTCCCCACTATCCATTAAACAAGTTCAATAAAAGCAGACTTAGCTTTTACTGAGAGTGCAGCACGATTCCCATTGGTATATGCAGTGATAGAAACATTCTCTAGAACAATTTCGACTTTTTCATCAAACAAAGTTGCAAAGTCAGATACATTAACCATATCAGCCTTGATATTTGTTTGATTGAACCGACCGTCTGGAGTTCGTACACCGATAGTTAATTGGGTTTGACCAGTGCTGAGACCAGAAGTAAAATCTTTTACTTCCGATGCGCCGATAAGACGACCTTGTATTGTTGTTTGTGTAGCTTCCACAGGCTACCTCTTTTCTAACCGTTTTATTAAATACATGATAAATTGCAAGAATAAGTGCAACATTTACTCGTACTCATCCACTAGAGCTTCACAAGCAGTTCTGTAAGCTAAACATTTTCGTGGTCGGTGATTGATATCATATAAGGCCTTGTTCAAAGCCTCATCAGAGATAGCGGCTAAATCTGTTTTCTTTGGAAAATATTCTCTTAGTAAGCCATTGGCGTTTTCATTGCTTCCTCTCTGCCAGGATGAATAGGCGTCCGCAAAGAAAAAGGAAATTCCTAAATTCTCTACCAGAGGATAGCAGGCAAACTCTTTTCCCCTATCTGAAGTGAAGGTTTTAAGAGCCTCTTTTGGAAATAGCTTATAAAGTTGTTCGATGGCTGAAAACATGGATTTGGCTGTTCTGTCTGGTATCTTGAAAGCTAAGTAAAAGCGCGTTTTTCGCTCCAGAAAGGTCGCTAAACAGCCCTTGCTTTTGCCTCTGGAAGACACCACAGTATCGAGCTCCCAGTGACCAAAGGTCTCACGATTCCTGACCTCTTTAGGACGTTTGGCAATCGATGTGCCAATCCTAAATCTTCCACGTGTTTCTTTAGGTTGTCGAGTTTTTCCTTTACGACGAAGGACACTCAAATCCAGAGCAATCAAACCAGCATAGAGCCAGTTATAGATTGTTTTAAAAGCTACCATCGGCCTTTGTTCAAGCTGATAGCGGCCACAAATCTGTTCAGGCGACCAGGAGGATTTTAAACCGTCCTCAATTTCCTTTTTCAACGTTGGTGTCAAACGAGACTTCCGACCTTTTTGCTTAGCCCTGTGGTCATACTGTTCCTGTGCTAGGGCTGCGGAGTAACCATTTTGGCATCGTCTTAACTCTCTTGAAATGGTAGACTTATGGACGCCAAGTTTACTTGCAATTTGGCAAGGTTTCAAACCTAATTCCAAGTAGGTTTCTATCTTTATTCGGTCGGTTATGGTAAGATGGAAGTAGCTCATAGTTTTTCCTCGGGATTCTGTTTGTGTGGTTACTTACAGTTTACACCAATGAAACGCTATGAGTTTTTTTGTTGCAC is a window from the Streptococcus anginosus subsp. whileyi MAS624 genome containing:
- a CDS encoding phospho-sugar mutase, whose protein sequence is MNYKEVYEQWLNNDFFDEETKADLLSIQDDEAEIEDRFYKGLEFGTAGLRGKLGAGTNRMNKYMVGKAAQALAETLKDHGEEAIKRGVAISYDVRYKSKEFAELTCSIMAAHGIKTYIYNGIHPTPMCSYAIRKLHCKAGVMVTASHNPQEYNGYKAYWEEGSQILDDIAGQIAGHMDEIVNFEDIKSIPFEEALESGLANYIDASVEEDYYQEVLNLTINEDVDKSIKVGYTPLNGTGNIPVREILKRRGFENIYVVKEQEFPDPDFTTVGYPNPEFPKAFAYSEKLGKENDCDILIANDPDCDRVALEVRNANGDYVFLNGNKIGALLSYYIFSQRSALNNLPENPVMVKSIVTGDLSRAIAKKYGIETVETLTGFKNICGKANEYDRTKEKTYVFGYEESIGFCYGTFVRDKDAVSASMMIVEMAAYFKKQGKTLLDVLNDIYAEFGFYNERQVSLELEGVEGQERIGRMMEEFREHPLTTIGAMELEKVIDFKDGYLDFPKQNCLKYYFKDGSWYALRPSGTEPKIKLYIYSIGKDEKESVEKLDLIEKACREKMDSVK
- a CDS encoding helix-turn-helix domain-containing protein; this encodes MSFSKTAIMDLISLKREGEYWDFKEKYHQNKAKFIHDILCLSNIPSRNGSYLIFGVSDHGEIKGVSNDEGRKTQAMIVDMLRNASFAGGNVPFITIETLTLNSKEIDVLIIKHSDNTPFYLEKKYKDGKTCIPAGTIYTRRQDTNTPIDSVASQQEVEYLWRKRFGIDLSPFDRLLHYIEDKDGWESNSVGRYYKQFPEFVFVEDKDSEDRSRDVYYAHNMMNSKHYFMSYQFKYHQTILYEDELIVMDTGIYTTSTPRWEILPINKDLDIDVSYNYFIDGSPEWLIHKFLLDENNKEACSAQRRFLELILVFESVQEKEEFDKLIIKNLIYENLDIFRKPILSGDTANRTKIINTHDIQVAELLNEKLRDFRFHNNV
- a CDS encoding DUF349 domain-containing protein, with amino-acid sequence MKQSIISEAQILSASTDWKSTGQRFKKLFDRWKGIGSAGKDDEILWIEFNSAQQTFYDRRSKYFSDLNKQRVKNRQMKQALISEARSVSQFSTDWKRTGDKLHELMDRWKEVGSVDKEYNDSLWNEFNGIRQDFFNRRRIYYEERDRLFQENASRKGQIVQEAANIASRSDYSVQTTERMKELDREWRNIGSAGKINEHQLWNLFQSAKDSFWSGKRSYNERNQQEWRRKLFDAINRKREQISNLERQISDLQYKMSSMRNQEYINNMYQWIDEKKPRFENLK
- a CDS encoding DUF349 domain-containing protein, coding for MGWTSIPNFGDKYAKVRERTHSSGAKLIEVLYGARDNRGRPTSPESNSDGHGHWLAIEIDGIYQMLSWRHPIHEGGQQEYGRGRRSNALSDLESDIIAKEKICSQAKSLSLSSEWKTAAPKFKQLSNEWKKVYNWGTPKEKQLWEDFQAAKKGSMNDERIIVQKTKLSSRV
- a CDS encoding tyrosine-type recombinase/integrase — protein: MNIEKIIHKGKTVLKKVKDNGEISYSAKSIYLGLDIKTGKPVKTTVTAKTLRSLDRKIIQAKIDFEESGSTRKETFSIATLSDLAELWFSNYETWVSSDNTLNRVRNYLDTYILPQFGQYQPDKVTSSDIQNWVNELATKSKESVDSGIKRAEKGCAKDFGAIAHKLSDIFDFGITHFELKHNPAQSIKIPPKPKSNQKRIMVLHDEDLTIWLNFVDTLPNTRANRRFKVICDSLLASGMRINELLALTIYDLDFESSEILVTKTLVWKNAKPKLGLKGKVVCKNTPKSDSGNRKIAVPYQIIEQLQNFHDEMNLYFKKNGLSKSKLIFPTIYGNYMCDRNERATLKRRLQEVGLPDYGFHLFRHTHASMMLNAGMNWKELQVRMGHKSIKTTMDIYAELAPKNQTQAVDIYLNKIAELTS
- a CDS encoding MerR family transcriptional regulator, whose product is MSSNNFDLKQIELMLLTVIDLLKHLNSEKNRTGIIYTQKELLDLLSISPNTLKSWENRGLKRLEPPIEGTRTVYYHIDTVLEFLSHN